The genomic segment GCCCAGGCTCTCTACGAAAAGGGTCACATCACCTACATGCGCACCGATTCGGTCATCCTTTCAGCGCCCTTTTGTGAGTCAGTTCGTCAGTACCTCCAGCAGCACGATCCCACCAACGTGCCGCGCAAAACCACCCAGCACCGGGCCATCAAGGGATCTCAAGAGGCCCATGAAGCCATTCGCCCGACGGATGTGAATCACCTACCCCAGCAGCTTCAGCGGGAACTGTCCTCCGATCAAGCCCAGCTCTATGAGCTGATTTGGAATCGGGCAGTGGCTTCGCAATGCGCTCCGGCGCGGCTTCGCAAAACGCGCATCGTCACCCAGTCTGGCGAAGCGTACTGGGAAGCTCGCGGCCAGGTGCTGGACTTTGCCGGATACACCTGTTACTGGAACAACATCAGTGCGGATTCAGTTTTGCCTGCTATTACTCAAGGGCAAGCCCTCCAACTGGAGCAGGCCCAGGCGGATCAGAAGCAAACCCAACCGCCGCCGCGTTACAGCGAACCCAAGCTGGTGAAGCTGATGGAGCAAAAGGGGATTGGTCGCCCCAGTACCTATGCTCCGACTATCAAAACCTTACGGCAACGAGAGTATGTAGGCCTGCTGCAGGGAAAGTTGCAGCCAACGGCATTGGGATTGGAACTGGACGGGGCTTTGGAAAAGCTGCTGCCCGACTTGATTCAGCCGGAATTTACCGCTCAGATGGAGACGGCGTTGGATGCGATCGCCACAGGAGAACAAGACTGGCAAGCCTACCTAATTGACTGGAATCGGGGATACTTTGCGCCCGCGATCGCCCAGGCAAAAACCCAACTCCTATCTCTCCCAGCTTTTGCTGAGCAGCCACAGACGTCGGATAGAATGCCCGCTAAGCAATCAACCGCCTCTAAGGTCAAACCCGCCAACGGGCAACCGACTAAAACCAAGTGCCCCATCTGCGGAGAGGCAATGACCAAAGTCCCCTCTCGTTCCAAGAAGATGAAAGCGAAGCACTTCCTCAAATGCTCAGGGGCGGGCTGTGGCACGGTGATGTTTTGGAATGCCAAAGCCAAACGCTATGAACTTCCCCACGCCCAGCGGCAAGCTCTCAACCCAGAAATGTTCGTGGATCATCCCTGCCCCGTCTGCGGCGCGTTGCTGGAGCGCCACGCCTATATCAAAGACGGGCAAGACAAGATGATGCTGCGCTGTTCGATTCTGGAAAGTCGCCGCGGTAAGTGCAAAGAGGTTGCCTACTTCCAGAGTCGCGGGGAGTTCTGGTCACCTAAATTTGGGACGCTGAAGTTACCGGAACCTCAGGTTTAGCAGTTGCGACTTCTCCGACACAAGGTGTCGCGCCCGGGGATAAGTGGCCGAGATCCGGGGCTATTTGACTGCGACGATCGAGCTTGGGATGCTTACTGTGAGGGAGTTTGAGCAATGT from the Leptolyngbya sp. CCY15150 genome contains:
- the topA gene encoding type I DNA topoisomerase, with product MPNLLLIESPGKVKKLGQILGSGWVIKASMGHVRELANDGDDALGFDLGAGSIDCRYQPRDARSKKVLSELRQAVKAADRVYIATDPDREGETIGWHLQQALNLRNPQRVVYSEITPQAVRAAIAHPRTLNQDLIAAGRARDCLDKLVGYTGSRHVVWPLNNGAKSMGRVQSATLHLLCVREREIQAFVPQDYWSVWVTYGEGFKAFYRSSPKPQRKSTKNAEDQSAESESDRVRSQERADELVAIAQTHSHKVLHIEGKQTTQSPPPPFITSTLQQAAGSKLHFSPEQTMKVAQALYEKGHITYMRTDSVILSAPFCESVRQYLQQHDPTNVPRKTTQHRAIKGSQEAHEAIRPTDVNHLPQQLQRELSSDQAQLYELIWNRAVASQCAPARLRKTRIVTQSGEAYWEARGQVLDFAGYTCYWNNISADSVLPAITQGQALQLEQAQADQKQTQPPPRYSEPKLVKLMEQKGIGRPSTYAPTIKTLRQREYVGLLQGKLQPTALGLELDGALEKLLPDLIQPEFTAQMETALDAIATGEQDWQAYLIDWNRGYFAPAIAQAKTQLLSLPAFAEQPQTSDRMPAKQSTASKVKPANGQPTKTKCPICGEAMTKVPSRSKKMKAKHFLKCSGAGCGTVMFWNAKAKRYELPHAQRQALNPEMFVDHPCPVCGALLERHAYIKDGQDKMMLRCSILESRRGKCKEVAYFQSRGEFWSPKFGTLKLPEPQV